One Maniola hyperantus chromosome Z, iAphHyp1.2, whole genome shotgun sequence DNA window includes the following coding sequences:
- the LOC117995737 gene encoding LOW QUALITY PROTEIN: DNA (cytosine-5)-methyltransferase PliMCI-like (The sequence of the model RefSeq protein was modified relative to this genomic sequence to represent the inferred CDS: substituted 1 base at 1 genomic stop codon): protein MASLTKKTKKTRQLMENLAARLKTKLKWKKTRQLKINSVLPAKRRRKRTICRPHLNKPDIIYYQGHPQYAAEESIALSNEKLILTSGRGPQQSIERPHTNITGFSIYDEDGKLCPIDAGLLESDVPIYVSGYLKTICSDSADIDEESVPVKDCGPILQWYIGHGGVRNCITLSTKFGEYNLLKPSAEYKPLMGNLYEKTWLCKVIVEYINENHHLQPTYKDLLEIIRGHEIPDLGDTKMSEKMLHKHAQFVCDQVASLEVDEDNEPLITLPCMRELIKLMGIKFSKQKFCAKTDFKKVDKKAWTKATTTPLVQKTFQSLFTKQLDNTNPELTLKKKRCGVCEICQVPDCGKCKACRAMRKFGGPGSSKKTCARRRCPNMAVXQANDSKPRDDDDYQTARRANFGKGVDFELYKVARESWKKIKWIGEPVQTDATQVYYERVEIDDVEFSLGDYVMVATLKRNIPALVSRLIYMWKDVNTKQGYFHAEVFIRSSDTVLGEVGQAREVFLGDLCYHSVPLSTIIRKARVKRRDPPKDRFESIEKVVDEEYLEDDGKTYFYQKYYERITARFEDLPIDPECPNFIRKHRSCPSCERKMKRYFKCIPRISGLLPVKTGAVPEKNRVEWTSVKWRDNEYKKGCGVFLRQGTFKFKNTISQNIENKKITISQKKKKKKITISQKNRNKKRKLAKIDENVYPEYYRKSDNNLRGSNMDTGRPFCVGYVAAVAATNEGPLVMPQDIYLRVNVLYRPENTTRKFPHREDLNVVYWSEEIKEIPFAAVKGLCHLVYVDNIAQQDSIHEWLEMDPSRFYFKQSFNETTGKFGDVPDYTKYLGQGDSGKGKGKGKGKSNKPQNSSVTKAPEINVTPLRTLDVFAGCGGLSEGLHRAGVAECKWAVENVATAAQAYSLNNEKCTVFKQDCNSLLKDVMAGATHSADGLRLPGRGEVELLVGGPPCQGFSGMNRFNSREYSSFKNSLVASYLSYCDFYRPKYFILENVRTFAVFKKGMVLKLTLLALLAMGYQCTFGVLQAGNYGVPQTRRRLFVLAAAPGEPLPLFPEPKHSFSRRACSLTTLIDGKRFKTNIRWEWSAPRPTCTIKDAMSDLPQICNGANKSEIEYGSSPATHFQRSVRSRDRNAKLRDHVCKNMAPLIQARIARIPTEPGADWRDLPNTSVKLSDGTMCKVLEYRYEDKKNGRSSTGALRGVCACAAGRACSPAAKQENTLIPCSLPHTANRHNNWAGVYGRISWDGYFSTTVTNPEPMGKQGCVLHPEQHRVVSVRECARSQGFRDTYLFAGSIQDKHRQIGNAVPPPLGAALGREIKTCLSASK, encoded by the exons ATGGCGAgcttaacaaaaaaaactaagaaGACTAGACAATTAATGGAAAATTTAGCAGCGCGccttaaaacaaaattaaaatggaagAAGACTAGACAACTAAAAATTAACAGTGTACTTCCTGCGAAACGCAGAAGGAAACGTACCATTTGCAGACCGCATTTAAATAAACCTGATATTATCTACTACCAAGGCCATCCCCAGTATGCTGCAGAAGAGTCTATAGCATTAtctaatgaaaaattaatactcACTTCTG ggaGAGGACCACAACAATCAATAGAGAGACCACACACCAATATAACTGGATTTTCGATATATGATGAGGATGGAAAATTGTGTCCAATTGATGCAGGCCTCCTTGAAAGCGATGTACCGATTTATGTGTCTGGGTATCTCAAGACCATTTGCTCTGACTCTGCTGATATTGATGAGGAATCTGTCCCAGTAAAAGATTGTGGGCCTATTTTACAATG gtaTATTGGCCATGGTGGAGTAAGAAACTGTATCACCTTGTCTACTAAATTCGGCGAATACAATTTACTTAAGCCCAGTGCAGAGTATAAACCTCTCATGGGCAATCTGTATGAAAAAACATGGCTCTGTAAAGTCATAGTagaatatataaatgaaaatcatCATCTTCAACCTACATATAAAGATCTATTAGAAATCATCAGAGGACATGAAATTCCAGATCTGGGTGATACGAAAATGTCAGAAAAAATGCTCCACAAACACGCTCAGTTTGTATGCGACCAAGTTGCAAGCTTGGAGGTAGACGAAGACAACGAACCTTTGATTACATTACCTTGTATGAGGGAACTCATTAAATTGATGGGAATTAAATTCAGCAAGCAAAAATTTTGTGCTAAAACTGATTTCAAAAAGGTTGATAAGAAAGCATGGACCAAAGCGACTACTACTCCTCTCGTGCAGAAAACCTTCCAAAGTCTCTTCACTAAACAATTGGATAACACGAACCCTgaacttactttaaaaaaaaaaagatgtggGGTGTGCGAGATTTGTCAAGTGCCAGACTGTGGGAAGTGCAAAGCGTGCCGCGCCATGCGCAAGTTCGGTGGGCCCGGTAGCTCCAAAAAGACGTGCGCGCGGCGCCGCTGCCCCAACATGGCCGTGTAGCAGGCCAACGACTCCAAGCCGAGAGATGATGATGACTACCAAACGGCGAGAAGGGCAAATTTTGGTAAAGGCGTAGACTTTGAACTTTACAAAGTGGCTAGAGAATCCTGGAAGAAAATTAAATGGATCGGGGAACCGGTCCAGACAGATGCTACGCAAGTGTATTATGAAAGAGTTGAAATTGATGATGTCGAGTTTTCATTAGGAGACTATGTAATGGTCGCAACTTTGAAACGAAATATTCCTGCCCTGGTTTCGAGATTGATCTATATGTGGAAAGATGTTAATACTAAACAGGGTTACTTCCATGCTGAAGTATTCATTAGATCTTCAGATACTGTACTGGGAGAGGTTGGCCAGGCAAGAGAAGTGTTTTTAGGGGATCTATGTTACCACAGCGTCCCACTTTCGACTATTATAAGAAAAGCTCGTGTTAAAAGACGAGATCCACCAAAAGACAGGTTTGAATCTATAGAAAAAGTAGTGGATGAAGAATATTTAGAGGATGATGGAAAAACATATTTctatcaaaaatattatgagAGAATTACTGCACGTTTCGAAGACCTACCAATCGACCCAGAATGCCCAAATTTCATAAGAAAACATAGATCTTGCCCATCTTGCGAGCGCAAAATGAAACGCTACTTCAAGTGCATTCCTCGAATTTCTGGCCTACTCCCAGTAAAGACCGGCGCAGTTCCGGAAAAGAATAGAGTTGAGTGGACGTCTGTCAAATGGCGAGATAATGAGTATAAGAAAGGTTGTGGTGTATTTCTTAGACAGGGaactttcaaatttaaaaatactatcAGTCAGAACATAGAGAACAAGAAAATTACTATCagtcaaaaaaaaaagaaaaagaaaattactATCAGTCAGAAAAACAGGAACAAGAAAAGGAAGTTAGCAAAAATCGACGAGAATGTATACCCAGAGTATTACAGGAAGAGTGATAATAATTTGCGTGGTTCCAACATGGATACGGGCAGGCCTTTCTGCGTGGGGTACGTGGCCGCCGTGGCCGCGACTAACGAGGGCCCGCTGGTCATGCCGCAAGACATCTACCTGCGCGTCAATGTGCTCTATCGGCCCGAGAACACTACTAGAAAGTTTCCACACCGCGAAGATCTCAATGTAGTCTACTGGAGCGAGGAAATTAAAGAAATACCATTTGCTGCCGTCAAGGGACTGTGCCACTTAGTGTACGTGGACAACATTGCCCAGCAGGACTCCATACATGAATGGCTGGAGATGGATCCCAGCAGATTCTATTTCAAACAATCCTTCAATGAAACCACAGGTAAGTTCGGTGACGTCCCAGACTACACGAAGTACCTTGGTCAAGGAGACAGTGGAAAAGGCAAGGGCAAGGGAAAGGGGAAATCCAACAAACCTCAGAACTCCAGCGTCACTAAGGCTCCTGAGATAAACGTGACCCCTCTAAGAACCCTGGACGTGTTCGCCGGTTGCGGCGGCTTGTCGGAGGGCCTGCATCGCGCCGGCGTCGCCGAGTGCAAGTGGGCCGTCGAGAACGTGGCAACCGCGGCTCAGGCGTACTCGCTGAACAACGAGAAGTGCACCGTGTTCAAGCAGGACTGCAACTCGCTGCTTAAGGACGTGATGGCCGGCGCTACGCACAGCGCGGATGGCCTGCGCCTGCCCGGCCGCGGCGAGGTGGAGCTGCTGGTTGGCGGCCCGCCCTGCCAGGGTTTCTCCGGCATGAATCGCTTCAACTCGCGCGAGTACTCCAGCTTCAAGAACTCGCTGGTGGCGTCGTACCTGTCCTACTGCGATTTCTACCGGCCCAAATACTTCATCCTCGAGAACGTCCGCACCTTCGCCGTGTTTAAGAAGGGCATGGTGCTGAAGCTCACGCTGCTCGCGCTACTGGCCATGGGCTACCAGTGCACATTCGGTGTGCTGCAGGCTGGCAACTACGGCGTGCCGCAGACTCGACGCCGCCTCTTCGTGCTGGCGGCGGCGCCGGGCGAGCCCCTGCCGCTCTTCCCCGAGCCTAAGCACTCGTTCAGCCGGCGCGCCTGCTCGCTCACCACCCTCATAGATGGGAAGCGGTTCAAGACCAACATTCGATGGGAATGGTCTGCCCCGCGACCGACATGCACGATCAAAGACGCGATGAGCGATTTGCCTCAAATATGTAATGGCGCTAATAAAAGCGAGATAGAGTACGGCTCGTCGCCCGCGACGCATTTTCAACGTTCGGTGCGAAGCCGCGACAGGAATGCCAAGTTGCGCGACCATGTCTGCAAGAACATGGCGCCGCTAATTCAGGCGCGCATCGCTCGAATACCCACGGAGCCCGGCGCCGACTGGCGCGACCTGCCCAATACATCAGTTAAACTCTCCGATGGAACAATGTGCAAG GTGCTGGAGTATCGCTACGAGGACAAGAAGAACGGGCGCTCGTCCACGGGAGCGCTGCGTGGCGTGTGCGCGTGCGCGGCGGGCCGCGCATGCTCCCCGGCCGCCAAGCAGGAGAACACGCTCATCCCGTGCAGTCTGCCGCACACCGCCAACCGCCACAACAACTGGGCCGGCGTCTACG GACGCATCTCGTGGGACGGGTACTTCAGCACGACGGTGACGAACCCCG